The sequence gAATAAGATAACCTTTAGCATTCTGACTTGTTCCTTTTCAGTTTCACAAAAAATCAATGTATCATCAGTATATTGGAGGTGGGGAATTTGCATACTGTCAGCAGAGCAGGCTTAAAATTCACTTTGAAACCCCTGATCCATTCCTTGCTTGAAGCATACTTGAGATAAAAATTCTTAGCATTTCACTCATTCTTTGTAGTTAGCATTCTTTGAGTTTTTAAGACCAAATATCAGAAGAAACTCAGAATTggtattttcttaaaataaaagaaattgtacTTCATTTGTAATGCAGTGTATAACGTAGAGTGGATTGTCTAAAAGAGTTTGGTGTCTTTAAGGGGGTTATTTGGTCCTTTAGTGCGTAGGATAAAGTATTTTAGGAAAACAACTACAGTTTGCAACTTTTGCATCAACCTTTCATCAAGCAACAACACTCATGCTTTCATCAAGCAACTCTAAACTCTTATGCATCATTGAAGAAGTACTCCAAGCATACTCCATTGATTAAGACTAGGCTTTCTTAAAATAACTCATTAACATCaaatagaaacaaaagaaaaggaacaTCGTTGTTCtcaaattgaattattaactaGGTAcattgttcttttcttttgttttttttggttcATATGGCAAACGACATCCCTCTAAACATCCCATTCAAGATCCAACACCTTCTTCCAACTCTTTTCTCTTGCTGACTCGAACTTCCACAATCTTGGTTAGATATGCAGGGCCCTCTTGGCTAAGCTATTCCTTGCGTATCACTAGGTACCTAACTGTTTTATCATGCACAACAAGACTATATCGTTTTGCTTAGAGTTCTATGGCTCAGTGTGCAGTTAACTCCTGAATTGTGAGCTTTCTACCGGCTGGTGgagtaattgaaaaaaattttaaGCTCCTCAAACACAAGGTTCTGAAATCTATTGATTTTTCAGTTAGCAATACTAGTGCATAAGGTTATCTATGTGTTTCAGGTGAAGTGCCATCATTCACTAAAAGCATTCTTTTGTTACTTTCTTCAACCTTTTTACGATTGATTATGTTGAGAACTTCATTCCATCCATCTTTCCCGAACAACTACAAATGAAAACTCAAGTGAAGTCGTGCACGTGATCATCTCTTAAAGCTTGTTATGTCGGTTTTCTTGCTTTTAGTTACGTTAATCCTCTATTATCAAAAATTGCTGGCAGAATTGTAATTTGTCATATTCCAAAATTTGAGTCGAGGCACATCAATCTTGTTACATGTAGTTTTTGATGACTGCATTTCCTGAAGTTGATTTAGACATACGTAATGACTTTTCATCTCTGCTCTTACTAGGCAATGGAATTAGAACTAAAGCATATGCTTGAGATTGTTCAAGGCGTCCACGATGAGATGTTTTATCTCCGAGAAAGGTGTGTTAAAATCTCACCTATTTGTTATTCATCCAAAACTCATGAATCATCAACACTGttattatttaatgagtttCAATACGTTGACGTGTCACAGGGAAGAAGAAATGCAAGAACTGAACAGAGATACCAGCTATAAATTGGCTTGGATGACTGGTCTATCAATTCTTATATGCTTGTCTGTGGCAGGTTTGCAAATGTGGCACTTGAAGACTTTCTTTGAAAAGAAGAAGCTTATATAAATTATTCTGATTTCAAAATTCACAGTTTCTCTgctgtacaatttttttttggcataCACAACTTAGTCGAAAATTGACTCAAAATGTGTAATATTTTTAGACTATTTATTTGTCAATGAAAACCCTATAGTTTTATTACTAGTGGCCCTCTCCCCCAACCACAAGAAATGAAGTGCACTATTTTTTTGGTCTTGTCAACACAATCCCTGTAGTACTATTATTGGATGTTTggtactccctccgtccactATTAGTtgtcatatttttcatttttagagtcaaactataaactttgattatattaaaatatatttttttccatcaCATTGACATGTAGAAAGTTGCAATGTATAgtattttcatatagtttttgaatatctaaattttttaattaaaaaattaaattaatgtaatttaattttgattttgaaaataagtcaaattgacttttgaaaaacgAATATGGCAAATAGAaatggacggagggagtattttgTTCTAAAAATCGCTTACCGTTTCAAAATAAGTGGTGTATTCAGTTTGGGTGGTACCCTTAAGAAAACTACGCACTCTTAGAGAGTCCTAAAGAGTACCCCTAATTCATACTACTTGACCCCTATTCATTTGATACAGTCCACAAGAAAGTTTTAATTAGAGCTAATTTAGAGGTGTGTTTTACTAAATTAATCAGCACAAAATAACTTGTAGCCTGCTTCATTCTTTAGTATCTGCCCAATCATGTGGGTTTGTGTTCCTAGAGGCATAAAAAACTGGATATGCTATACCAAAATGTATGGAAAGTTAGAAGCTTTTTTCTGATGGATTAATTGTGTGGAGAGATTGAGACTTGGTGGAATTGAATTAAGAAATTTGAGTTCCCTCATGTTATTCCAATCTCAtacattcaaaatcaaatctttgTATGTGATTTCAGCCAAATAAATCGAAAAATTCTATAAAGGagttttgttgaagaagatgaagaacaaGAAATCATGCagatttctggaaaaaaaaattcctcttcttcttctgaaAATGTTTAAGAAAAGAGGAAGTTGAGAGTTTTGATTGTCTTGCTGTAACTTCCTCTTTTGATTTTGGTTGTgggtaaaaattaaattaaattaggatAGATCATTAAGATTATGATACATGTCCCTACGTTTATTCTAGGGGTATGTGCATTCCAAAATATTGAAGGTAAGGATATACACCACCTAAAAGAATAACGAAGGATATTGATGTAGCATTTATGATAGCTTGGAGGTATATTTGGATAAGAAATGAGATTAAATGTTGtacaaaagaatgtaaaattaTGTGGAGAGTAGTTTCTCCAGTCTGTCACCAAAGCTTAGTAGAGCCCAAGTGAATCCACTAATTAATCAAGTATCAATCAATCAACGATTCCTCTTTAGCTGGAATCAACAAGATGAAATATCCTGTGATGATTCCAGTAAAAAGCTATAGAAACATCAAATAAACAGTCATAAGAAACGAAAGTTCGATAGTCCCCTAAACATCCAGTTAAAACATAATCGCAGTGACGCTACCAAGAGAAGAACAATTAGAATAAAATGAACCCAGGGACCATGTTTCTATCTACAATATCGAATTGGACATAAAGAATTAGTTACAGAAGAAGTCCTTTCAGACAGCAGCTGGTTGATCATATATACAAGCACATTAGAAAGGGAAATTCTTTTTCTTGAGACAGTTAGAAAGGGAGATTCATGTACACAGAAAACGTCATTTTAAGGTCTGTTTGGTCCTTGTATTCCTGTCGTTTAAGTGAAGATGTTCCAATGATTATCTGAAGGTAAGCCTAGTTTGATTTTTTCGAGTGTCTTTAGAATCTCTAAGAATGAAGGTCTCTTGTTCACATCTTTAGCCCAGCACTGCTCTACCAACCTGCATGGAATTGGTTGAAGTTAGCAAAAACAGAATCAAGTTCCAATTCAAACTCCATAAGAGTTGTGAGGTCTAACATGCTACATCTACAAACACTACGTAATTCTAAAACAATCAACTTTAGACATGTCTATGCTAGTTAGAGCTAAAACCGTTAGAAGTAATTAAACAACAAAGGTGGTTGCCAATAGACTGACTAGGTGATGCATCATATTTTTTGGATGCCACCCTCTTTTCCGATGTCATCAgaacaattttttctttcttgtccCTTGAAGCAAATTGTTCCCTATTTGGGGAAGTTTTATGGGCTTACGCCCCAATGAACGTCTGGAAGGTTGGGACTTAACAAGCAAATGCCCAAAAAGTTGGGAATTACACCCCCACAAAATACTTGCAGCCTCCTTTCTGAATGCGTTTTAGCCCGCCTGGCGCCCAGAAACCACCTTTCAAAACGTTGCATAAGACTGGTGAATTCAAAGTATAATTGGGTAACCTTTTCCTTTTTGGCATTAGAGGTCAAGTATCAAGTTCCAAACTCTAAAAAAACTTGAATGATGAACATATCAATCAATCTCCAATGTTTACTTACTCTTTCAATTCTGGGGTCCAACCTTTTGCCCTGAACATCGGCCTGTGTCCATCAGCCACATATTTTGCTGCTTCATATGGTTCATAGTGCGACAGTGGTGGATCACCCTCTAGCATCTGCACCATTGttcattattcatttataaGTTCTATTTCGCTCTCCCATTCTGCTAGAAAGCCAGCAAGGATTAATATTACCTCATAAAAGATCATTGCAAAAGAGAAGACATCAACCTTCTTGTCATATTTCCGGTGTTTGAAAACTTCAGGAGCCATATATCGGTCTATGGGTTGATCATATGGAAATATATTAGAAGAAAATAACACCATTGATAAAAAGGTCAATGAATGAAAGGAGGTAAAACAACTGCACTCACAGCTCCCAGTCTCGCCAGTCATTTTATAAACATCATGGGAATTTTGAACCCTTATTAGCTTGCTCAATCCAAAATCTCCAACTTTCAAATGGTCAGCACTGGAGTTGACAAGGAGAACATTCCTGGAAACATTACCATATTCAGCGCAATAGCTAATGGATCGTAAAGTCTAAAATAGCATCATGTTATCAGCATCAAATAAGAGTTTCTCCATACACAAAATGCATAGATCGACCAATAACAGTACAGAGTCATGCAGAGAAGATTAACGGACCTGGGCTTCAAATCTCTGTGGATTACAACATTTGGTTCATTGTGAAGATAAGCCAAGCCTCTGCCCACATAAACATATAGCCTTATGTGAGCAAACTAAATATGAAATGCAAAGTGATTTGTATAATGCAAGATGGCAACAGTAGTTTCCTTATAAAATGGCATGACAAGATACTTCATCAGATAACCTTATCAGGTCAGAATGAGCTACTCATGATAATGACTCTTCTTTTTTCATGCATTTTCAGCCCCCTCCCCCGTAAAAGCAAAGTAAAAAGCCCAGCTAACTAACTATAAACAAGGCTTGGAGACAGAAGCTAAATTGCCAaacattcaattttttctaCCTCTTGCGTGATTCCTTAACAGTtgcaaaaaaaagtaaagttgaATATCCGccaataaaaatgtaaatactagcAGAACGCTATAACATAGAAAAGATAGAAGCACCAAAAAATTGTTTCTGGTCAGGTTAGTTTCtgaatgaaattttttgtaAGTATTGAGTATATTGATATATGGCAATTGCCAGCATTAATTTCCAAAATAAATTAcccatcatttttttttatcaagtacCAAATTTTATTGACAGTGGGCAAGAAATACCCATAAGGAGTATACCAAAAAGTAGAAAACCTTACAAAAGGATATGGTTTTCTATAAATAACACCCAATCTTCTATCCCTACAGGAACTTCATGGGTGCACCAAAAACAAACTGTCCATCATGTGACCAACAGACCAAGGCATCAGATATACGACTGTCACAAAAGCAGATAGGAAGCTGGAATGATCTGGAGGTCAAGTAAATTAACACTGAAATTTTATAATTCATCAAGATTACCTTGCTATATCCAAAGCAAAATTAACTGCTGTAGATGGACTAAGAGCACCTTTCCCCTTGAGGTACTGATGAAGGTCACCCTAACAACACAATAAATGCATGAAACTTCACTAGTTAGAGAGAAGAATTCAATATCCATTTTacagaaagaaagaacaatCACATACCCCTCTCAAGTATTCAGTTATTAGCATCAAGGGCTTCTTCTCAGTAACAGCTCCAAGAAATTGCACTACATTTGGATGACGAAGCTTCACCAGCAAATTTACCTCATGTCTGAAATCCTGACTGTATCAAAAGTAAAGCAATATTATGTTTCAATCCAAAAAGGAATTAAATCAGGTACCAATAGAAAGGAATTAGCATGTACcaacaataaattttataagggGGTCTAATTGCCTACAAAATTACAGCGGTCTGAATCTGTGTTAACTGCTAACCTTAATAGAGAAAAACATTGCACAGATTAAGAAGGTTCACACCCTATGGTAATAACATATGTAGTACCTCTTGCTCACTTTATTTCGAAGTCCTCATGGAAAATCACAGATTTAGGATAAACTCATTGTTCCAAAGCAACACTATTATTCATTGACCATTAATGATGACACCTTTTTGCAAAAGCCACCAATGTCCTAGGTGCAGAAAGTTCCAATTGTTACTATCTTTTTACTTTTCTGATCAATTGACTAAGAAAGcttcaaaaatcaaacataATGGGAAAAAAATGTATATGCCTCCATCCCAATCCCAGAAACAAACCAAAATACAAGACTTGAAAACCTCCACAAACAACCAAGATGGACTTCATACCAGAAAACACCAACATAACATTGTAATGATAAATCCACTAGATACTTACATCACCAATTGATCATCTGAAAGGTTTGGGAGAATGCGTTTAACAGCTACAGGTGTTCCACGCCAACAAGcttttattatttcaccaaaagACCCCTATCAATGTTAGCTCTCATTAGCAATGATAAATATTAGATATATAGAACCGTATTCTCATAGTTAGAAGAAACTTGACTCAGAAACAACGTAAGTAACTAGAAAGCAAAtatagaaatgaaagaaaatggtTGAGGCAGCACTGGGCAACCAATTCTGAAGATAAACCTGGTGTCTGTGTGTTCTGAGGtgatgatatcaaaatcacaGTTACAACGGGGAATCCAACAAACAGAAAACACCTTGAATGCAGCCCCAAGCAAAAAAAGTACTGTCTTTCCCTATTTAGGCAAAAGTTCCTAACGGACACATAAAATGCTCGCTATACTTCAAAACCGGAAAACACTATTTGCTATATTTAACCAAAGGGCAGAAAAAAGCACCAAATAATATTCCATACAATTCTCAGAATTTTCCAGAATTCAAAAGCTTCATCATATACAAAGTATTTTGAAGCAACTAGGCGGCAAGAAGTTAGcttatacatcataatataagatACAGCTGCAATATTCTGTGGACAAACAACTTCACAAAAGAACAAATGGATATATAGTAGGCATAACATCGGTAAAAATTGTCATTTAAATGAGACACGATAAATTGTATAAGATTAACCATCATTACGagaaaataactattttaactGACAAGATACTCGGCGGATGGAAGCTATACGAAATCGAACAATATGACTTTGATTCAACctataataagtttatttaCAATCACTATTAATACAACAAGTACCTTCCCAATAATTGCTGAGTTAGAGAAATCCAGCTCAGTAGGATCAATTTCCCAGTCACACTTCTTTGGCAAAGGAGGTGGAACAGCCTTTGGTTCAAAATGGCTTCCATCTTGCCCCTACATCATTTCCACAAATAATTATATCCAGCTGAAAAACATATCCGCAGATGTCAAAGAATGAGTTCGCAGTTTTGAGGGGATGGGAAAGCGATTTCCAACATTAAGAGATGAATTCTTTAAAGTGCTGGAAGATGAGATAATGTACAGAAAATAAGCACGCACGtgcacagacacacacacacatatgaaTGTCAAATCCAGCTTCGAAGTAATCCAAGTAAAACAAATCACTTATTTCCTATATGTGGGTATTCTTTCATAAACATAGCAAATATCCAGCATATCATACCATGCATATACTTATTCGCTGGCTCATCAAGTAACCTTCACTTTCGTACCATGAGATAAATATGACTAATGATCATACATGTGCATGATATATAGGGTCTTGCTAACCAACTACATGAAGGTAGTAGGTTAAtattgtcaccattttcatttcACTAAAATGTCCTTACTATTTTGCCAACTCATTAAAAATAGGGGCCTTTGCCATTGCAGTACCAAATTATAAATCCCCCAAAAATTCATTATTCTCACCCCAGCATCACCCAGAACATCATTGCCTCTTTTTTTTGCTTTCCTTGTCATCGTCAATGGTGAAGTCACAGCAACAAACATTTGTCTACTGATTTCATCACCAAACCCAGAAaaggggagggggggggggagggatTCAAAAAGTAAACCTTAAATCTATTGAagtagaaacaacaacaacaaaccaaGTGAAATCCACTAAGTGGAACTCAAGTGCATCAAACTCAAGTACAAGAcgaagaaaacaaagaagaagcaCAGCAATTAGGAACAAAAGAAGTGTAGAAGTCTACAAGAAAGATCAGTAACATCAATAAATAGaatgtaaaagaaataaatcaaaaaagtATAATGATGCAAGGAAAAAAAGGTTTCTAATCAGAAAAATTACATGAAGAAGTTTGGTTGGTTGTATACTTGTATTCacaatgagaaagagagaaacacaGAAGGGAGAGGCCAAATTGAGATGGAAGAGAGTGGGAGTGAACAGAAGCAGATTTTTTAGCTTTTCTGGTAAAAAGACAAGGACCCCTCTCACTAATAAAGTTATTACATTCTATTAAGGGCAATTAAGGAAAACGAAAAATGGGGACATTGCTAGCCGACTAACTTCATGTTGTAATATCAAAACCAAACCAACAACTTACACAGTGTAGTCCCACAAAGTAGGTCTGGGAAGGGTAGAGATGACCTTCATTTGTAGGTTagcatatatatttatatgtgtgtgtgtgtatatcaGAAACAATCTCTCTACCTCATAAAGGTTGGGGTAAGGTCTGTATGAGTACATGCTACCCTCCCCAAACCCCACAAGTGGGattacactaggtatgttgttgtgtGTTGTCAGATACTCGGATCCGGCTTCCAGGATACCCAAGTCTCACAAATCACTTGTGTCCTAACTGTTGGTGTTCTTTCACAAACATCCAAATATCCAGCATATCATGCCCCATCTACATACTTAATGGCTGGGGCATTATGTAGCCTTCTTTCCTATTATGGTCATTAAAAATATGACAGGTAAAATAATGCAGAATATACCATGTGTCGCAGAAAATTATCAATCATGAAGTTAggagaacaaataaaactaTGTAAAAGAATCATTACAAGTTTAATTAgttcatatagtttttgttaGATGAGCACCTAGACCTTGATGGGAATAGAGGTAGCAGCCAGATAAATGTCATCTCGGACCGCACCCaagggtgtggcctagtggtcaaCGAAGTGGTTGAGAAACCTGAGATCTCATGTTCGAAACTCAGTGGAGACAAGAAAACACAAGGTGGCTCTTCCCATATGTCCTAGCCTTGGTGGGCAGAGTTACCTGGTACCTGTTGCTACTGGGAGGTAGCAGGTACCCCGTGGAGTTAGTCTAGGTGCACGAAAAGCTGACCCGGACACTACGGTCATAAAAAAAGGTATCTCTGACCCTAACACAAGTTGAGAGTTTAGGTATTGAAAAATCATAGAACTCCCAAATAGCATATATATTGATGAGACATCAAATCTATCAAATTTAGCTGAACAAGATAAGCCAAAGAACTTACATAAGATAGGCCACCATATGACTTCAACAACTCGATCATACCATGTTTCTTAGCTCCTTCTGCATCAGCTAAAGGCTGTAATCAATAATAGCATACCCAGAGAGTGAATCTATTATAGGACCAACAACTTCAAGAAAGATCAGGGTCAATATATTCATCCACATATACACAAACACATATCTCACAAAAACAGAGAGGTTAGGGGAGGGAATTGAATCTATCAAGGAGCTGGACAACAAAGCAATATCAAGTTTAACTTTTCTCACAAACAAACAATGTGTTTCGCATCATGGAAATAATTTTGTCAAAACTCAACAACCAAGACTAGTAATTTTTGTGTCACACGGagcatattaatataatatctttttgagaagtttacataaatattatttgattcaTCCAAAAGTAAATTTAGAACTCACACTGATTCAGGAAATGGATTGGTATCTCCTTGTATGGTATTAAGCAACCCTCACTTTGTCACTCGTGAGCTAGCTAGCTTTTGAAGTTGAGTTAGGTCCAAGGTCCATTTCTCCACAAGGTATTAACCATACCCATTTATGTTCTTGGTTTACTCAATAAGTTATATTGTATCCACATGTCGATCCCTTGGCATGTATGGGTGTTACGAGTCTCATATTGGTGGATTATTAGCTTTTTATGCTTAATATTGCATAACATGGTATCAGGGCTGGACCCATTCATATTTTTGGTTTACCCAACATTAGGCCCCTATACTATATTATCTAGTACCAAATGTCTTGTCCTAGGCGCGTAGGGGGCATTAAGTCTCTCACGTTAATTGAGGGAATTGTTTATTGTTTCTTCTATTTGGAAAATCCTTACTTAATGAGCTAGTTTTCAAGGTTGAACCAGACCCAAGGTCTTCCTTTTTTTCCAAACAGAAATAAATTTCCACTGAATTATAGAACATtttgaaagtaaaataaattgtgGTGGTTATGTTCCTGTACATTGGGAGgaaaaacaattttgttttatgatttaaCCAAACACATCTACATGTGACAGTGGAACAAGATCAGGAGGTTTCAGGTCTGTcatcaaaaatgtcaaattgcACACTCGGGGTGTTAGTTCATTCAAACCCAGAGCGAATGTTTTCTCTCTACGGTCATAAGCCCAGCAAACaattttaatcgaaattgaaAAAGGAGGTAGAAAGGTTTGCTATATTTGGAATATCAATGACATCCGTTTTGCTTTTTTATATCCATATTTCCATACCACTCGTTAATTTTGGATGACATCGATAAAAATTCCAACAGCCAATAAACTCGTAAGGTCAAAACTTATCAGCTCTAGCAtcctaattcaactttaaagaAAGATCATTGGAAAAAGCAAGAACTCTCACCAAAGTTTTTTCGAAATGTTTAATGGTACAAAGTACGCATACTAGCCATCACTCAATGATGTTTCTTAAGAACAATCCTGCTTATAAACTTACCTAGGGTTAAGTCCAAACTTATTGACAATTTACATTGAAAAGGTTCTGTAAATACCTTATCCTATCTGAACAATTTTGGCAAAATAGATATCAAAAGAAAACTATGTGGGAGGTCGATAGTTCCCCTCTATGCTCTAATTTACAcactacaaaataaaaaagaaaatcccCTTTTGATTCCGCTTTCCCTCTATTTCCTAACAAATATATTTCGGAACCAGTTTTTCAAAGCATTTTGATCTTTTCTTTATTATCCTTCtaataacatgaaaattatTTACATGTTTGTGCTTTGTCCGTACATGATCAAGAAAGAACCCAAACAGAGATGTGAAAGGACAAATAACCAAGTCAGACATTTTCTGTTCctataaatactaaaattttcaGATATCCATCAgttatttatcaaaaaacattttattaaaCCCATATAGCACATGAATCTCATAGAAAAATCAGACACTTTGGAGACTGAAATGACTGATCATAGCAACTTGTTGTAAGATGACCTTTGACAGCAACATTGTATAGGAGGATGACAAGCTACAGCCTATTTTACTTAAGCAACATCAAAGCAAAATACAGCAGTCTGTTAGAGATTGAATCTAAACCTCTATGCTGCTATAATTGGGCAGCAGTAGGCATGAACTGAATAAATGCCTGAGTAAACTCAAATTCTTGTAGCTAACCTTTAATAGCTCCATTGTATTATAGGATGACGAACTACAGAAAGTTTATATCATCTTCAGCAACAACAAACAAAACAGAAGCTTTCTGCTAGAGATTGACCCTCTAAGTtattctttttatcaaattttccA comes from Solanum pennellii chromosome 1, SPENNV200 and encodes:
- the LOC107009053 gene encoding integrin-linked protein kinase 1-like encodes the protein MSGSEGSSGGGEPATSSTEKKKKEKARVSRTSLILWQTHQNDKSAVRKLLEEDPTLVQARDYDNRTPLHVAALHGWIDIAKCLIEYGADVNSQDRWRNTPLADAEGAKKHGMIELLKSYGGLSYGQDGSHFEPKAVPPPLPKKCDWEIDPTELDFSNSAIIGKGSFGEIIKACWRGTPVAVKRILPNLSDDQLVIQDFRHEVNLLVKLRHPNVVQFLGAVTEKKPLMLITEYLRGGDLHQYLKGKGALSPSTAVNFALDIARGLAYLHNEPNVVIHRDLKPRNVLLVNSSADHLKVGDFGLSKLIRVQNSHDVYKMTGETGSYRYMAPEVFKHRKYDKKVDVFSFAMIFYEMLEGDPPLSHYEPYEAAKYVADGHRPMFRAKGWTPELKELVEQCWAKDVNKRPSFLEILKTLEKIKLGLPSDNHWNIFT